The proteins below come from a single Triplophysa rosa linkage group LG12, Trosa_1v2, whole genome shotgun sequence genomic window:
- the serp1 gene encoding stress-associated endoplasmic reticulum protein 1 encodes MVAKQRIRMANEKHSKNITLRGNVAKSTRFAQEEKAVVGPWLLALFVFVVCGSAIFQIIQSIRMGM; translated from the exons ATGGTGGCCAAACAGAGGATTCGCATGGCGAATGAGAAACACAGCAAGAACATCACACTGCGGGGCAATGTGGCCAAATCCACG AGATTTGCTCAGGAGGAGAAGGCAGTGGTTGGACCATGGCTTCTTGCTTTGTTCGTCTTTGTAGTATGTGGATCAG CAATATTCCAGATCATTCAGAGCATCAGGATGGGCATGTGA